A part of Arachis hypogaea cultivar Tifrunner chromosome 12, arahy.Tifrunner.gnm2.J5K5, whole genome shotgun sequence genomic DNA contains:
- the LOC112727224 gene encoding uncharacterized protein, which produces MGEEALCVQALADGEKENNEELRTELKRNYDQCDADTTESPNKKQAKEVSNDELRSEVFNPNISVTENALAFQDISSQPTESGNGNPAECGELTSTCFENSSSDETLSDEAGDHNINSTFRSDKDPSSSAISSCVVLEIPKHVSSTGIRKITFKFSKKKEDYDYQSPAPTYRPAGFPEGSNPYGFHGDDEEYMARADYSGGSLESLGGMGYAQNGDFDLYTRNMELKMSKKVVPNCYPTNVKKLLSTGILDGALVKYIYNPGKVELPGIIDGGGYLCGCSMCNYSRVLSAYEFEQHAGAKTRHPNNHIYLENGRPIYSIIQEIKTAPLSILDEVIKNVAGSSVNEESFLVWKESILQSNERAQGYKNYGTKLTGMPHKKTSQSVEIFGQLSSIHVPSHFEQQLNVKQTTDEWKPVVKRSADGCTKRRDNDLHRLLFMPNGLPDGAELAYYVKGQRILSGYKQGNGIVCSHCDIEISPSQFEAHAGMAARRQPYRHIYTSNGLTLHDIALSLANGQNLMTGHSDDMCAVCGDGGDLVLCNQCPRAFHAACLGFECVPETSWRCLNCRNSAGNGRESSMMTSSMIRLTRVDKAPEFEMGGCVVCRANDFSVSKFDERTVIICDQCEKEYHVGCLREIGLCELEELPKDKWFCCDDCNRIYVALQNSVFAGPAIIPVSLSELIIRKHEEKGLFTYGGMNDIKWRILSGKSRYPEHLPLLSRAAAIFRECFDPIVATSGRDLIPVMVYGRNISGQEFGGMYCIVLIVNSVVVSAGLLRIFGSTVAELPLVATSREHQGKGYFQVLFSCIERLLSSLNVEKLVLPAAGDAESIWTKKLGFRKMSEDQLSKYLKEVQLTLFNKTSMLEKRVQLAIE; this is translated from the exons ATGGGAGAAGAAGCTCTTTGTGTTCAAGCTTTAGCAGATGGAGAGAAGGAAAACAATGAGGAATTAAGGACGGAACTAAAGAGGAACTACGACCAATGTGATGCTGACACAACTGAGTCTCCTAATAAGAAACAAGCGAAGGAAGTTTCCAATGATGAATTGCGCTCTGAAGTTTTCAACCCGAACATTTCTGTGACTGAGAATGCTTTAGCTTTTCAGGATATTAGTAGCCAGCCCACGGAATCGGGAAATGGTAACCCTGCAGAGTGTGGGGAACTAACGTCCACTTGTTTTGAGAATTCAAGCTCTGATGAGACCTTAAGTGATGAAGCTGGTGATCACAATATCAATAGCACTTTTCGGAGTGATAAGGACCCCAGTAGCTCCGCAATTTCTTCTTGTGTTGTACTGGAGATTCCGAAGCATGTTAGTTCAACTGGGATTAGAAAAATTACTTTTAAGTTCAGTAAGAAGAAGGAGGACTATGATTACCAATCACCTGCTCCAACTTATAGACCTGCTGGCTTTCCTGAAGGCAGTAATCCCTATGGTTTTCATGGGGATGATGAGGAATATATGGCAAGGGCTGATTATAGTGGTGGGTCGTTGGAGAGCCTGGGTGGAATGGGATATGCTCAAAATGGAGATTTCGACTTGTACACTCGCAACATGGAGTTGAAGATGTCGAAAAAGGTAGTCCCCAACTGCTACCCCACAAATGTCAAGAAGCTGTTATCAACTGGTATCCTTGATGGAGCTCTAGTGAAGTATATTTACAACCCGGGAAAG GTTGAACTACCTGGGATTATTGATGGTGGTGGATATTTGTGTGGCTGTTCCATGTGCAATTATTCCAGA GTGCTTAGTGCCTACGAGTTCGAGCAGCATGCTGGTGCCAAGACTAGGCACCCAAATAATCACATATACCTAGAGAATGGAAGACCGATATATAGTATTATCCAAGAAATAAAAACTGCTCCACTCAGCATTCTAGATGAGGTTATAAAAAATGTCGCTGGTTCATCTGTCAACGAGGAGTCCTTTTTAGTATGGAAAG AAAGTATTTTACAAAGCAATGAGAGGGCTCAGGGTTATAAGAATTATGGCACCAAGCTTACTGGCATGCCTCATAAGAAGACAAG CCAATCTGTGGAAATTTTCGGTCAGTTGTCTTCTATCCATGTGCCAAGTCATTTTGAGCAACAATTGAATGTGAAGCAGACAACTGACGAGTGGAAACCTGTGGTAAAAAGAAGTGCTGATGGTTGCACTAAAAGAAG GGACAATGATTTACACAGGTTACTCTTTATGCCAAATGGACTACCAGATGGTGCTGAATTGGCTTATTATGTTAAAGGACAG AGAATACTTAGTGGTTACAAACAGGGAAATGGGATAGTCTGTAGTCATTGTGATATAGAG ATAAGTCCATCACAATTTGAAGCCCATGCTGGAATGGCTGCGAGACGCCAACC tTACCGACACATATACACATCCAATGGGTTGACACTTCATGATATAGCTCTGTCTTTGGCAAATGGTCAAAACCTGATGACGGGACATAGTGATGATATGTGTGCAGTATGTGGAGATGGAGGAGATCTGGTTCTTTGCAATCAATGCCCCAGAGCTTTTCATGCAG CATGCTTGGGTTTTGAGTGTGTTCCAGAAACAAGTTGGCGTTGTCTAAATTGTAGAAATAGTGCTGGTAATGGAAGAGAATCTTCTATGATGACATCAAGTATGATACGGTTGACACGGGTTGATAAAGCACCTGAGTTTGAAATGGGAGGATGTGTTGTCTGCAG GGCAAACGATTTCAGTGTGTCTAAGTTTGATGAGCGAACAGTAATAATTTGTGATCAG TGTGAGAAGGAGTATCATGTTGGTTGCTTACGGGAGATTGGCCTTTGTGAGTTGGAA GAACTGCCCAAGGATAAGTGGTTTTGTTGTGATGACTGCAATAGAATATATGTGGCTCTCCAGAATTCAGTTTTTGCTGGACCTGCCATTATACCAGTCTCCTTGTCAGAACTAATAATAAGGAAACACGAGGAAAAGGGACTATTTACCTACGGAGGCATGAATGATATCAAGTGGAGAATCTTAAGTGGAAAAAGCCGTTATCCGGAGCATTTGCCATTACTTTCTCGTGCTGCTGCAATTTTCCGA GAGTGTTTTGATCCCATTGTTGCTACATCTGGACGTGATCTGATTCCTGTTATGGTCTATGG GAGAAATATTTCTGGCCAAGAATTCGGAGGGATGTATTGCATTGTTCTAATTGTCAA TTCTGTTGTTGTATCTGCTGGGCTGCTTAGGATTTTTGGTAGTACTGTTGCTGAGCTTCCACTGGTAGCTACTAGCAGAGAACATCAAGGAAAG GGTTATTTCCAAGTGTTATTCTCTTGCATAGAGAGGTTGCTGTCTTCTCTCAATGTAGAAAAGTTGGTGCTTCCTGCAGCTGGGGATGCAGAGTCAATTTGGACTAAAAAACTAGGCTTCAGAAAGATGAGTGAAGATCAG TTATCCAAATATCTTAAGGAGGTGCAGCTAACCCTGTTCAATAAAACATCAATGCTTGAGAAGAGAGTGCAGCTTGCGATAGAATGA